ATGCCAACCTGATCGCCGAATACATTGCCCAACAACTAGAAAGACGGGTTTCCTTCCGTCGTGTTGTCCGGCAAGCCATCCAACGGGCCCAACGGGCTGAAGTCAAAGGGATCAAAATTCAAGTTAGCGGTCGTCTCAACGGTGCAGAAATCGCTCGGACCGAATGGGTGCGGGAAGGACGAGTTCCCCTGCATACCCTGCGCGCCGATATTGATTACTCCTATAAAACCGCCAGCACCATCTACGGGATTCTAGGCGTGAAAGTTTGGATCTTTAAGGGCGAAATTATCCCCGGCCAAGAAGAAATTGCCGCCGCCGTTCCCGCTCAAGCACCGCGCCGTCAACAGCGTCGCCGTCAACAGTTTGAAGATCGCTCTAGTGAGGGCTGATCCCTAATATTTATCAGTGGTAAATAGCTCATGTTAAGTCCCAAAAGAACAAAATTCCGCAAACAACAGCGCGGACGGATGCGCGGGCTGGCCACCGGCGGAAATACGATTAATTTCGGCGATTTCGCCCTGCAAGCCACCGAACCCTGTTGGATTACTTCCCGTCAAATCGAAGCGGCCAGACGGGCAATGACTCGTTATATTCGTCGGGGTGGCAAAATCTGGATTCGCGTTTTTCCCGATAAACCCGTGACCCAACGGGCCGCAGAAACTCGGATGGGTTCCGGGAAAGGTTCCCCCGAATTCTGGGTGGCCGTGGTTAAACCGGGGTTCATTATGTTTGAGATTGCCGGGGTAGCCGAACCCGTGGCCCGGGAAGCAATGCGCCTAGCCGCCCAAAAATTACCGATTAAGACCAAATTTATCACTCGCGAGGAGGATTTTGTCTAATGGCTTTACCGAAAATCGCCGAAGTGAGGCAGATGAGCGATGAGGACATCGCTGATGCTATCCTCGCTGCCAAAAAGAAACTGTTTGAATTGCGTTTGCAACAGGCCACCCGCCGCTTGGAAAAAACCCACGAATTCAAACACACCCGCCACCGTCTCGGCCAATTATTGACCGTAGAACGGGAGCGCCAACTAGCCCAGTCCACCCCGGAGGCATAACCCGCTATGGCAGTTAAAGAAAGAGTTGGGGTAGTAGTCAGCGACAAAATGGATAAAACCGTAGTGGTAGCCATTGAAAACCGCTCTCCTCACCCTAAATACGGCAAAATCGTCGTGAAAACCCAGAAATTTAAAGCTCACGACGCAGAAAATCAAGCCAAACAAGGCGATCGAGTTCGTATTCGTGAAACCCGCCCCCTCAGTAAAACCAAACGTTGGGAAGTGGCGGAAATATTAACCGATAATTAAATTTCACCTAGGTAAAAACCGTGATTCAACAACAAACCTACTTAAATGTCGCTGACAATAGCGGGGCGCGGAAACTAATGTGTCTGCGGGTGCTGGGAACAGGTAACTGTACCTACGGTGGCATCGGTGACAAAATTATCGCCGTGGTTAAGGACGCTATCCCCAATATGCCCGTGAAAAAATCCGATGTGGTGACGGCGGTGATTGTGCGGACCCGTCAAACCGTCCGTCGCGATAGTGGCATGAGCATCCGTTTTGATGATAACGCCGCCGTGATTATTAATAATGACGGTAATCCCAAAGGTACTAGGGTTTTTGGTCCTGTCGCTCGGGAATTGCGCGATAAAAACTACACCAAAATTGTTTCCTTAGCCCCAGAAGTTCTCTGATCAAAGTGAAAAGAACCAAGGCAATTGGCTGATGGCTAGTCTAAAACTTTTCACACTTTGAGGTCAAAAAAAATGAGTAAGAAAAACATTCAAACCCCGCCCCAAAGGCAAAAAATGCACGTTAAAAAAGGGGATGTGGTTCAGGTAATCGCCGGTTCCGATAAGGGCAAAGTGGGCGAAATTTTACGGGCCCTACCCCAAGAAAGCACCGTGGTGGTCAAGGGAGTTAATATCCGCACCAAACATACTAAACCCCAACAGGAAGGGGAATCGGGTCAAATCGTTACCTACGAAGCACCGATTCACAGTTCCAAAGTGATGCTCTATTCCGAGAAGAAAAAAATCGCCAGTCGGGTGGGTTATACCTTTACCGAAGACGGTCGGAAAGTGCGGATACTGAAGAAAACTGGCGAAATTATCGATTAGTTTCCCATCAATTCTAGTTCCTGACCAAGCCCAGGAAAAGTAAGCAGCAAAACTATGAGCCAAAGACTAAAAACCACCTATCAAGAAACCATTGTTCCGAAACTGAAAGAACAATTTGGTTATACCAATATCCACCAAGTACCTAAAGTTATCAAAATTACTGTTAACCGCGGTCTTGGGGAAGCTTCACAAAATGCCAAAGCTTTGGAGTCTTCCAAGGAAGAACTGTCCACCATCACCGGACAACAACCGGTAGTGACTAGAGCTAAAAAAGCGATCGCTGGCTTCAAAATTCGCGAAGGAATGCCCGTGGGTGTCATGGTGACATTGCGCGGCGATCGAATGTACGCTTTTTTAGACCGTCTCATTAATCTGGCCTTACCACGCATTCGCGACTTTCGCGGTATCAGTGGTAACAGTTTTGATGGTCGTGGTAACTACAGTTTAGGCATTCGTGAACAGTTGATCTTCCCCGAAATTGAATACGACAAAATCGATCAAATTCGCGGGATGGACATCTCAATCATCACCACCGCTAAAAACGACGAAGAAGGACGCGCCCTCCTCAAAGAGATGGGAATGCCCTTTAGATAAATCAATCAAGAGAAAAGTAAACAGTGACCGGTAAATAAGTGAACAGTGAACAGTAAACAGTGAACAGTAAACAGTAAACAGTCAACAGTGATTCAGTGAAAAGACAGCAGGAAGCTGCTATTTAATACTACTCACTTAATACTCAAATCTGATAACTGATAACTGATAACTGATAACTGATAACTGACCACTGATAACTGATAACTGATAACTGATAACTGACCACTGATGTTGATCCCAATTTAGGAGAAAAACAGGTAATTCATGTCTGCTAACGATACCATCTCGGATATGCTGACCCGCATCCGTAACGCTTGCGCGGTTCGGCAGACCACTACTCAAATCCCCACCACGCGGATGACGCGCAGTATTGCTCAAGTTCTCAAAGACGAAGGCTTTATTGCTGACTTTGAGGAAGTGGGTGAGGGGATTAAATCTCAATTAGTTCTTTCCCTCAAATATAAAGGCAAAAACCGTCAACCGATCATTACTACCCTCACCAGAGTCAGTAAACCGGGCCTGCGAGTTTATTCCAACAGTAAAGACTTACCTCGCGTCCTCGGTGGCATTGGCATCGCCATTGTTTCCACCTCTAAAGGCATTATGACCGATCGCGAAGCGCGTAAACAAAACGTTGGCGGCGAAGTCCTTTGCTACATCTGGTAAACAAGGATAAGCTATCAGCCGTCAGCCTTTCCCAGTTTAAACCCGATAGCTGACCCACTGATAACTCTTCCCTGATAACTGATAACTGATAACTGATAACTGTTATGTCTCGTATTGGCAAACGCCCGATTCCTATTCCCAATAAAGTCACCGTCGATATCGATGGTGCTACCGTGACGGTGAAAGGGCCCAAAGGAACTCTCCAGAGAACCCTACCCACCGCCGTCGCCATCGACAAAGATGGCGAAACCCTGCTCGTTACCCGTCAAGACGATTCGCGTACCGCCAGAGAACGCCACGGACTCTGTAGAACTCTAGTGGCCAACATGGTAGAAGGAGTCGCGACTGGCTTTCAAAAACGCCTCGATATCCAAGGGGTGGGCTACCGCGCCCAGGCGCAGGGTAGTAAATTAGTTCTTAATGTTGGTTACAGTAAACCCGTGGAAATGGAGATGCCCGATGGTGTTTCCGTCGCCGTAGAAAACAACACCCAAGTTATCGTCAGTGGCATCGACAAAGAAGCCGTCGGTAACATCGCCGCTAAAATCCGCGAAGTTCGTCCCCCCGAACCTTATAAAGGTAAAGGGATTCGCTATCTTGGTGAAGTTGTCCGTCGCAAAGTTGGTAAAGCTGGCGGTAAAGGTGCTAAAGGCGGTAAAGGAGGTAAAAAATAAACCATGAAACTTAGTCGCAAAGAATCAGTCCGTCGTCGTCACCAGCGTGTGCGTCGCAAAATTAATGGCACTGCTGAACGGCCGCGTTTATCCGTATTTCGTTCTAATAACCACATCTACGCCCAAATTATCGACGACGTAGCCCAACACACCCTCGCGGCCGCTTCTACCCTAGAGGCAACCTTGCGCGGGGAATTGGAATCCACCGCTACCCAAGAAGCCTCGGCTGCGGTGGGTAAACTGGTGGCCCAACGGGCCCTAGACAAAGGCATTGAACAAGTGGTTTTTGATCGCGGTGGCAATCTCTATCACGGTCGCGTCAAAGCCTTAGCAGAAGCGGCTCGGTCAGCCGGCTTAAACTTCTAAAATATCCTTTCAACACTGATAAAACTATGGCAAAACGTCGCAAAGGCAACCGCGAAAAAGAAAAAGAAACCACTTGGCAAGAGCGGGTCATCCAGATCCGCCGGGTTAGTAAAGTGGTTAAGGGTGGTAAAAAACTCAGCTTCCGGGCCATTGTCGTGGTCGGTAATGAAAACGGCCAGGTGGGAGTGGGAGTCGGCAAAGCAGGAGACGTTATCGGGGCCGTCCGTAAAGGCGTGGCCGATGGTAAAAAACAACTAATTGAAGTCTCCTTAACTAAGGCTAGTTCCATCACTCACCTCACCCGGGGCGCTTCCGGTGGCGCTCAGGTGCTTATGCGTCCGGCGGCTCCGGGGACTGGGGTTATTGCCGGGGGTGCTGTCCGTACCGTTTTAGAATTAGCTGGGGTGAAAAATATCCTCGCTAAACAACTCGGTAGCGATAACCCCCTCAATAACGCTAGAGCCGCCGTTAACGCCCTGGAAACTCTCCGCACTTTCTCGGAAGTGGCCAAGGATC
This Microcystis wesenbergii NRERC-220 DNA region includes the following protein-coding sequences:
- the rplN gene encoding 50S ribosomal protein L14 → MIQQQTYLNVADNSGARKLMCLRVLGTGNCTYGGIGDKIIAVVKDAIPNMPVKKSDVVTAVIVRTRQTVRRDSGMSIRFDDNAAVIINNDGNPKGTRVFGPVARELRDKNYTKIVSLAPEVL
- the rplP gene encoding 50S ribosomal protein L16 is translated as MLSPKRTKFRKQQRGRMRGLATGGNTINFGDFALQATEPCWITSRQIEAARRAMTRYIRRGGKIWIRVFPDKPVTQRAAETRMGSGKGSPEFWVAVVKPGFIMFEIAGVAEPVAREAMRLAAQKLPIKTKFITREEDFV
- the rpsE gene encoding 30S ribosomal protein S5, translating into MAKRRKGNREKEKETTWQERVIQIRRVSKVVKGGKKLSFRAIVVVGNENGQVGVGVGKAGDVIGAVRKGVADGKKQLIEVSLTKASSITHLTRGASGGAQVLMRPAAPGTGVIAGGAVRTVLELAGVKNILAKQLGSDNPLNNARAAVNALETLRTFSEVAKDRGVSVEHLYT
- the rplR gene encoding 50S ribosomal protein L18, producing the protein MKLSRKESVRRRHQRVRRKINGTAERPRLSVFRSNNHIYAQIIDDVAQHTLAAASTLEATLRGELESTATQEASAAVGKLVAQRALDKGIEQVVFDRGGNLYHGRVKALAEAARSAGLNF
- the rpsH gene encoding 30S ribosomal protein S8, which gives rise to MSANDTISDMLTRIRNACAVRQTTTQIPTTRMTRSIAQVLKDEGFIADFEEVGEGIKSQLVLSLKYKGKNRQPIITTLTRVSKPGLRVYSNSKDLPRVLGGIGIAIVSTSKGIMTDREARKQNVGGEVLCYIW
- the rplE gene encoding 50S ribosomal protein L5, which gives rise to MSQRLKTTYQETIVPKLKEQFGYTNIHQVPKVIKITVNRGLGEASQNAKALESSKEELSTITGQQPVVTRAKKAIAGFKIREGMPVGVMVTLRGDRMYAFLDRLINLALPRIRDFRGISGNSFDGRGNYSLGIREQLIFPEIEYDKIDQIRGMDISIITTAKNDEEGRALLKEMGMPFR
- the rplX gene encoding 50S ribosomal protein L24, which codes for MSKKNIQTPPQRQKMHVKKGDVVQVIAGSDKGKVGEILRALPQESTVVVKGVNIRTKHTKPQQEGESGQIVTYEAPIHSSKVMLYSEKKKIASRVGYTFTEDGRKVRILKKTGEIID
- the rpsC gene encoding 30S ribosomal protein S3; this translates as MGQKIHPLGFRLGVIKDHKSCWYADAKRYPELLQEDRRIRQYVEKNLANAGIADIRIERKADQVDISIHTARPGVVVGRGGTGIEQLRLGLQKALGGQRQIRINVIEVARVDADANLIAEYIAQQLERRVSFRRVVRQAIQRAQRAEVKGIKIQVSGRLNGAEIARTEWVREGRVPLHTLRADIDYSYKTASTIYGILGVKVWIFKGEIIPGQEEIAAAVPAQAPRRQQRRRQQFEDRSSEG
- the rplF gene encoding 50S ribosomal protein L6, whose translation is MSRIGKRPIPIPNKVTVDIDGATVTVKGPKGTLQRTLPTAVAIDKDGETLLVTRQDDSRTARERHGLCRTLVANMVEGVATGFQKRLDIQGVGYRAQAQGSKLVLNVGYSKPVEMEMPDGVSVAVENNTQVIVSGIDKEAVGNIAAKIREVRPPEPYKGKGIRYLGEVVRRKVGKAGGKGAKGGKGGKK
- the rpsQ gene encoding 30S ribosomal protein S17, with product MAVKERVGVVVSDKMDKTVVVAIENRSPHPKYGKIVVKTQKFKAHDAENQAKQGDRVRIRETRPLSKTKRWEVAEILTDN
- the rpmC gene encoding 50S ribosomal protein L29 — protein: MALPKIAEVRQMSDEDIADAILAAKKKLFELRLQQATRRLEKTHEFKHTRHRLGQLLTVERERQLAQSTPEA